One window of the Streptomyces sp. TS71-3 genome contains the following:
- a CDS encoding DUF624 domain-containing protein, translating into MQSSAAQHREPGEPFGPRFVLFADMLAIGLATTAACLPVVTAPAAFAAACAVLRGAIREQRPATLGRYVAELRAHGLRRTLAAGAVTLAGGALPAVDLLLARAGLPGAGPVAVVVAAVAAGALVVGLRGAAEPRAAESWREAVRTAAGRSVADPSGSALLLAATVLCAVLVWMLPLLAPLTPGILAFAVTAVSLRTPPDAVERAAAPSTAPAGIGAEPAGQPAARP; encoded by the coding sequence ATGCAGTCCTCCGCGGCGCAGCACCGCGAGCCCGGCGAGCCGTTCGGGCCCCGCTTCGTGCTCTTCGCCGACATGCTCGCCATCGGCCTCGCCACGACCGCCGCCTGCCTGCCGGTGGTCACCGCGCCTGCGGCGTTCGCGGCGGCCTGTGCTGTGCTGCGCGGCGCCATCCGCGAGCAGCGGCCCGCCACCCTCGGCCGCTACGTGGCCGAACTGCGCGCCCACGGGCTCCGCAGGACGCTGGCCGCCGGCGCCGTGACCCTGGCGGGTGGGGCACTGCCGGCGGTCGACCTGCTCCTGGCGCGGGCCGGCCTGCCCGGGGCGGGCCCGGTGGCGGTGGTGGTGGCCGCGGTCGCGGCGGGCGCCCTGGTGGTGGGGTTGCGGGGCGCGGCCGAACCGCGGGCCGCGGAGAGCTGGCGTGAAGCGGTGCGGACCGCGGCCGGGCGCTCCGTAGCCGATCCCTCCGGGTCCGCGCTGTTGCTGGCGGCGACGGTGCTCTGCGCCGTGCTGGTCTGGATGCTGCCGCTGCTGGCGCCGCTCACCCCGGGCATCCTCGCCTTCGCCGTGACGGCGGTGTCGCTGCGGACGCCGCCGGACGCCGTGGAACGGGCTGCCGCGCCCTCGACTGCCCCGGCCGGCATCGGCGCCGAGCCGGCCGGCCAGCCGGCCGCAAGACCGTAA
- a CDS encoding TVP38/TMEM64 family protein encodes MRRSAGYVGYSPGVLDSAAPPVTDPAPPARPGLAQRCVRAMVSSWFRLWVLLVLLAVCGACVLLFKPQRMLAGGWPHEFSGVTAVVVFTAVYSVLSAVFVPRPLMSLAAGALFGSVLGLTVALVGSVAGGAISFGLGRLLGQDALRPLLRNRMLKAVDHQLSKHGFRSMMAIRLFPGVPFWAANYAAAVSRMSWPAFLIATFLGTAPNTAAYVFAGARAAEPMSPVFLIAMGFLVVTGLAAAVVAWRHRHRLRDR; translated from the coding sequence ATGCGACGATCAGCCGGGTACGTCGGATACTCTCCGGGAGTGCTCGACTCGGCCGCACCACCCGTCACCGACCCGGCCCCTCCCGCGCGGCCGGGCCTGGCCCAGCGCTGTGTGCGGGCCATGGTGTCCTCGTGGTTCCGGCTGTGGGTGCTGCTGGTGCTGCTCGCCGTCTGCGGTGCGTGCGTACTGCTCTTCAAGCCGCAGAGGATGCTGGCCGGCGGCTGGCCGCACGAGTTCAGCGGTGTGACGGCGGTCGTGGTGTTCACGGCCGTGTACAGCGTGCTCTCTGCGGTGTTCGTGCCACGGCCGCTGATGAGTCTCGCCGCGGGCGCGCTCTTCGGATCGGTGCTCGGCCTCACGGTGGCCCTCGTCGGCTCCGTCGCCGGGGGCGCGATCTCGTTCGGGCTCGGCAGGCTGCTGGGTCAGGACGCGCTGCGCCCGCTGCTGCGGAACCGGATGCTGAAGGCGGTGGACCACCAGCTCAGCAAGCACGGATTCCGCTCGATGATGGCGATCCGGCTCTTCCCCGGAGTGCCGTTCTGGGCGGCGAACTACGCCGCGGCGGTCTCCCGGATGAGCTGGCCGGCCTTCCTCATCGCGACCTTTCTCGGCACGGCGCCCAACACGGCGGCGTACGTCTTCGCGGGTGCCCGGGCCGCGGAACCGATGTCACCGGTCTTCCTCATCGCGATGGGCTTCCTCGTGGTGACGGGGCTCGCCGCGGCGGTGGTCGCCTGGCGCCACCGCCACCGGCTGCGCGACCGCTGA
- the tuf gene encoding elongation factor Tu codes for MPKTAYARTKPHMNIGTMGHVDHGKTTLTAAITKVLAERAGGGTRYVPFDRIDRAPEEAARGITINIAHVEYETDTRHYAHVDMPGHADYVKNMVTGAAQLDGAILVVSAIDGIMPQTSEHVLLARQVGVDHVVVALNKADAGDDELTDLVELEVRELLSAHGYPGDTVPVVRVSGLGALSGDPRWTASVEALLDAVDTYVPLPERYLDAPFLLPVENVLTITGRGTVVTGAVERGTVRVGDHVDVLGADTATVVTGLETFGKPMAQAQAGDSVALLLRGVPRDAVRRGHVVAAPGSITPSGRFSARVYLLPPAGGGRGTPIATGYRPQFYIRTADVVGEVDLGEQGAARPGDTVAMTVTLGRAVPLEPGLGFAVREGGRTVAAGTVTAVG; via the coding sequence ATGCCCAAGACGGCATACGCGCGCACCAAGCCGCACATGAACATCGGCACCATGGGCCACGTCGACCACGGCAAGACGACTCTGACCGCCGCCATCACCAAGGTGCTGGCCGAGCGCGCCGGCGGCGGCACCCGGTACGTGCCGTTCGACCGCATCGACCGCGCCCCGGAAGAGGCCGCGCGCGGCATCACCATCAACATCGCGCACGTCGAGTACGAGACCGACACCCGGCACTACGCGCACGTCGACATGCCGGGCCACGCCGACTACGTCAAGAACATGGTCACGGGCGCGGCGCAGCTGGACGGCGCGATCCTGGTGGTCTCCGCCATCGACGGCATCATGCCGCAGACGTCCGAGCACGTGCTGCTCGCGCGCCAGGTGGGCGTGGACCACGTCGTCGTGGCGCTCAACAAGGCGGACGCCGGCGACGACGAGCTCACCGACCTGGTCGAGCTGGAGGTGCGCGAGCTGCTGAGCGCGCACGGCTATCCCGGCGACACGGTGCCCGTCGTCCGGGTGTCCGGGCTCGGGGCGCTGTCGGGCGACCCCCGCTGGACGGCGTCCGTCGAGGCGCTGCTCGACGCGGTCGACACCTATGTCCCGCTGCCCGAGCGATACCTGGACGCGCCGTTCCTGCTGCCGGTGGAGAACGTCCTGACCATCACGGGACGCGGCACCGTCGTCACGGGTGCCGTGGAGCGAGGCACCGTCCGCGTCGGCGACCACGTCGACGTGCTCGGCGCGGACACCGCCACGGTGGTCACCGGCCTGGAGACCTTCGGCAAGCCCATGGCGCAGGCGCAGGCCGGCGACAGCGTGGCGCTGCTGCTGCGCGGTGTGCCGCGCGACGCGGTACGGCGCGGCCACGTCGTCGCGGCGCCGGGCAGCATCACGCCCAGCGGACGGTTCAGCGCGCGGGTGTACCTGCTGCCGCCCGCCGGGGGAGGGCGCGGCACCCCGATCGCCACCGGCTACCGCCCGCAGTTCTACATCAGAACGGCGGACGTGGTCGGCGAGGTGGACCTGGGCGAGCAGGGCGCCGCCCGGCCCGGTGACACGGTCGCCATGACGGTCACCCTCGGCCGCGCGGTGCCCCTGGAGCCGGGCCTCGGCTTCGCCGTCCGCGAGGGCGGGCGCACGGTCGCCGCGGGCACGGTCACCGCGGTCGGCTGA
- a CDS encoding spermidine synthase: MDESIPVTRAVDHGTARLLPDVDRGRAWLLTLDGAPQSYVDLDDPAHLEFEYARRVGHILDTVAPRGRPLDLVHLGGGALTLPRYAATTRPGSRQDVVEADRGLLRLVTELLPLPPDAGIRLHSADARAWLEAAEPDRADVIIGDVFGGARVPAHLTSLGYARTVDRVLRSDGVYVANLADGAPFTFLRGQLATLAAVFEELALVAEPPVLRGRRFGNTLVVASHRGTDLAALSRRTAADAFPARVQHGAQLRRLIGDASPVREEDATASPPPPAGTFSVG; this comes from the coding sequence GTGGACGAGTCGATACCGGTGACCCGGGCCGTGGACCACGGCACCGCCAGGCTGCTGCCCGACGTCGACCGTGGCCGCGCCTGGCTGCTCACGCTCGACGGCGCCCCGCAGTCGTACGTCGACCTGGACGATCCCGCGCACCTGGAGTTCGAGTACGCGCGGCGGGTGGGGCACATCCTGGACACGGTGGCACCGCGCGGCCGGCCGCTGGACCTGGTCCACCTCGGCGGCGGGGCGCTGACGCTGCCGCGGTATGCCGCCACCACCCGCCCCGGCTCGCGCCAGGATGTCGTGGAGGCCGACCGGGGCCTGCTGCGGCTGGTCACGGAACTGCTGCCGCTGCCGCCCGACGCGGGCATCCGCCTGCACTCCGCGGATGCCAGGGCCTGGCTGGAGGCGGCGGAGCCGGATCGCGCAGACGTGATCATCGGGGATGTCTTCGGCGGCGCACGGGTGCCGGCCCACCTCACCTCGCTCGGGTACGCCCGCACGGTGGACCGGGTGCTGCGGTCCGACGGTGTCTACGTGGCCAACCTCGCGGACGGTGCTCCGTTCACCTTCCTGCGGGGGCAACTGGCCACGCTGGCCGCGGTCTTCGAGGAGCTGGCGCTGGTCGCCGAGCCCCCCGTGCTGCGGGGGCGCCGGTTCGGCAACACCCTCGTGGTCGCCTCCCACCGGGGGACCGACCTCGCGGCGCTGTCGCGGCGCACGGCCGCGGACGCCTTTCCCGCGCGCGTCCAGCACGGGGCGCAGCTGCGGCGCCTGATAGGCGACGCGTCGCCGGTGCGCGAGGAGGACGCCACCGCGTCTCCGCCGCCGCCGGCCGGCACCTTCAGCGTGGGGTGA
- a CDS encoding MFS transporter: MTAPDSDAVAGPRAARPGRNYTLLTAATVITNLGSNGALIAAAFAVLGEGGDSSDVGLVAAARTLPLVVFLLVGGAVADRLPRHRVMVAANTLNCLSQAAFGVLVLAGEPRVWQMMLLTALGGTGQAFFSPASEGMLMASVSGEQAGRAFALYRIAVNGAGIGGAALGGALVAAIGPGWVLVVDAGCFALAGSLRSLLDLSHMAPREPGGGMLADLRDGWREFIGRPWLWSIVAQFSVVVAVVGAAESVYGPLVARDRLGGPGPWGLALGAFGAGTVCGALLMVRWRPRRLLLAGTLCVFPLALPSAALALPVPVEALCAVMLVSGATIEVFGVSWITTMHQEIPEEKFSRVSAYDWLGSIGMLPVATALAGPAEQAVGRTAALWGCAALVVLVTAAVLLVPDVRRLTRRTSGTAGSGTDAGPGTPGTPETAPDPAGIVGTAGIAGSAAVAGSPGAAEATGVSGTAPSAAPGPAEAPAGTPITPS; encoded by the coding sequence GTGACCGCTCCCGACTCCGACGCCGTCGCCGGGCCCCGCGCCGCGCGGCCCGGCCGGAACTACACCCTGCTGACCGCCGCCACGGTGATCACCAACCTGGGCAGCAACGGAGCGCTCATCGCGGCCGCCTTCGCGGTTCTCGGCGAGGGCGGCGACAGCTCCGACGTGGGGCTGGTGGCCGCGGCGAGGACCCTCCCGCTGGTGGTGTTCCTGCTGGTCGGTGGCGCCGTCGCGGACCGGTTGCCGCGGCACCGCGTGATGGTCGCGGCCAACACCCTCAACTGCCTCTCGCAGGCCGCCTTCGGCGTCCTGGTGCTGGCCGGTGAGCCCCGGGTGTGGCAGATGATGCTGCTCACCGCCCTCGGCGGTACCGGCCAGGCGTTCTTCAGCCCTGCCTCCGAGGGCATGCTGATGGCCTCGGTCTCCGGCGAGCAGGCGGGACGCGCGTTCGCGCTGTACCGGATTGCGGTGAACGGCGCCGGCATCGGCGGCGCCGCGCTGGGCGGCGCGCTGGTGGCCGCGATCGGGCCCGGCTGGGTGCTGGTCGTGGACGCCGGCTGCTTCGCGCTCGCCGGCTCGCTTCGCTCGCTGCTGGACCTCAGCCACATGGCGCCCCGGGAGCCCGGCGGGGGGATGCTCGCGGATCTGCGGGACGGCTGGCGGGAGTTCATCGGCCGGCCCTGGCTGTGGTCGATCGTCGCGCAGTTCTCGGTGGTGGTCGCGGTGGTCGGGGCCGCCGAGTCGGTCTACGGACCGCTGGTCGCCCGGGATCGGCTGGGCGGGCCGGGGCCGTGGGGCCTCGCGCTGGGCGCCTTCGGCGCGGGGACGGTGTGCGGGGCGCTGCTCATGGTCCGCTGGAGACCCCGGCGCCTGCTGCTCGCGGGCACGCTCTGCGTCTTCCCGCTGGCGCTGCCGTCCGCCGCGCTCGCCCTGCCGGTGCCGGTGGAAGCCCTCTGCGCGGTGATGCTGGTGAGCGGTGCCACCATCGAGGTGTTCGGCGTCTCGTGGATCACCACGATGCACCAGGAGATCCCGGAGGAGAAGTTCTCCCGCGTCTCCGCCTACGACTGGCTGGGCTCGATCGGCATGCTGCCCGTGGCCACCGCGCTCGCGGGCCCCGCGGAGCAGGCGGTCGGGCGGACGGCGGCGCTGTGGGGGTGCGCCGCGCTGGTGGTGCTGGTGACCGCGGCCGTGCTGCTCGTGCCGGACGTGCGCCGGCTCACCCGGCGGACCTCCGGGACCGCCGGAAGCGGCACGGACGCCGGCCCCGGCACTCCCGGCACCCCCGAGACCGCCCCGGACCCCGCCGGCATCGTCGGGACCGCCGGCATCGCCGGAAGCGCCGCCGTCGCCGGGTCCCCGGGCGCCGCCGAGGCCACCGGCGTCTCCGGCACCGCGCCGAGCGCGGCCCCCGGCCCGGCCGAGGCCCCTGCCGGGACGCCGATCACCCCAAGCTGA
- a CDS encoding DUF4442 domain-containing protein, protein MTVESAGIGDMLASLVPMIRTLKLEFVEVTGEHAVLRLPDQPEYHNHLGGPHAGAMFTLGESASGAIVFAAFGEQLSRAVPLAVRAEIAYRKLAKGPVTATATLGRPAAEVIAELDAGGRPEFPVAVAVQREDGAVTGEMTVVWTLRPND, encoded by the coding sequence ATGACAGTCGAAAGCGCCGGAATCGGCGACATGCTGGCCTCCCTGGTTCCGATGATCCGGACCCTGAAACTGGAATTCGTCGAAGTCACCGGGGAGCACGCCGTTCTCCGCCTCCCGGATCAGCCGGAGTACCACAACCACCTCGGCGGCCCCCACGCGGGCGCCATGTTCACCCTGGGCGAGTCCGCCAGCGGTGCCATCGTCTTCGCCGCCTTCGGCGAGCAGCTCTCCCGCGCGGTGCCGCTCGCGGTGCGGGCCGAGATCGCGTACAGGAAGCTCGCCAAGGGTCCGGTGACCGCGACGGCGACCCTGGGCCGGCCGGCGGCCGAGGTCATCGCCGAACTCGACGCGGGTGGCCGCCCGGAGTTTCCGGTCGCCGTCGCCGTGCAGCGCGAGGACGGGGCCGTCACGGGCGAGATGACCGTGGTGTGGACGCTGCGGCCGAACGACTGA
- a CDS encoding MATE family efflux transporter produces MTATRIRLLDLGTVREVVRVSVPLMFGMVGNLILMLVDRICLARYSQDALRASGPAVFTATTVIMVTTGAVGITRSYVAQAHGRGDERDAQDEGATGFVLGLLFSALLLLCTPVLTRVPALSGQPPGIQELEAQFLGLSTLYGSVMTLNMALSSYFNGMGRTRVPMAVGIAGQVVGVVMTIGLVFGRFGLPELGMRGSAFGTLSAVSTMLAGYAAFLPRGYAAGFGRLVRRGGRQVASVLWLRLRRGAPAGGSLSLEELGQTAFVWLAGVLGPVALAADNVALALNYAAVIPLIGLGTGCGILCGKAAGAGLHRTIPGIMRVTLIVSGLYAAVVAVFQIATPALLLGPFGLDGIDPVVTSHAVDASRVLWTYSFACMFSMAGSAVLECLGLARFGFLARIILMWCLCVPTISAFVLLHRDDPDMLPIMWVIFSAFEAVMAAVCMWRIRRAVGSGENRLHDAERVQQAA; encoded by the coding sequence ATGACTGCGACGCGAATCCGGCTGCTGGACCTCGGCACCGTGCGCGAGGTGGTACGCGTCTCGGTCCCGCTGATGTTCGGCATGGTCGGCAACCTGATCCTGATGCTGGTCGACCGGATCTGCCTGGCCCGCTACTCGCAGGACGCGCTCAGGGCGTCCGGCCCCGCCGTGTTCACGGCGACCACGGTGATCATGGTGACCACGGGGGCGGTGGGCATCACCCGCTCCTACGTGGCACAGGCCCACGGCCGCGGTGACGAGCGCGACGCGCAGGACGAGGGCGCCACCGGCTTCGTCCTCGGCCTGCTGTTCTCGGCGCTGCTCCTGCTGTGCACCCCGGTGCTGACGAGGGTGCCGGCGCTCAGCGGGCAGCCCCCGGGCATCCAGGAGCTGGAGGCGCAGTTCCTGGGCCTGTCCACCCTCTACGGCTCCGTCATGACCCTCAACATGGCGCTGTCCTCCTACTTCAACGGCATGGGGCGCACCCGGGTGCCGATGGCCGTCGGCATCGCCGGCCAGGTGGTCGGCGTCGTGATGACGATCGGCCTGGTCTTCGGCCGCTTCGGGCTGCCGGAACTCGGCATGCGGGGCTCAGCGTTCGGCACGCTGAGCGCCGTGTCCACCATGCTCGCCGGATACGCCGCCTTCCTGCCCAGGGGCTACGCCGCGGGCTTCGGCCGGCTCGTGCGGCGGGGCGGCCGGCAGGTCGCCTCGGTGCTGTGGCTGCGGCTGCGGCGTGGTGCGCCCGCCGGGGGCTCCCTCAGCCTGGAGGAGCTGGGCCAGACCGCTTTCGTGTGGCTGGCCGGCGTCCTCGGCCCGGTGGCGCTCGCCGCCGACAACGTCGCGCTGGCTCTCAACTACGCGGCCGTCATCCCCCTGATCGGCCTGGGCACGGGGTGCGGCATCCTGTGCGGGAAGGCCGCGGGCGCCGGACTCCACCGCACCATCCCGGGCATCATGCGGGTCACCCTGATCGTCTCGGGCCTGTACGCGGCCGTGGTCGCGGTCTTCCAGATCGCCACCCCGGCCCTGCTGCTGGGTCCGTTCGGCCTCGACGGAATCGATCCGGTCGTGACCTCCCACGCCGTGGACGCCTCTCGGGTGCTGTGGACCTACTCCTTCGCGTGCATGTTCTCGATGGCCGGCTCCGCCGTCCTGGAGTGTCTCGGCCTCGCGCGCTTCGGGTTCCTGGCGCGGATCATCCTCATGTGGTGCCTGTGCGTCCCCACGATCAGCGCGTTCGTCCTGCTCCACCGCGATGACCCGGACATGCTCCCGATCATGTGGGTGATCTTCTCCGCCTTCGAGGCGGTGATGGCCGCGGTCTGCATGTGGCGGATCAGGCGTGCCGTCGGCAGCGGCGAGAACCGGCTCCACGACGCCGAACGGGTTCAGCAGGCGGCCTGA
- a CDS encoding ricin-type beta-trefoil lectin domain protein, with product MARSTGLLQRCARFALVGVLGVTGLTQVAAGTAQAAGEQVHIALTTTDDAGGRHVTRGLQDQTPIAFQAGSGGGGTAISVDENTRYQEFSGAGASFTDTAAWLMNSSGALSQATRTDVMNKLFSPTSGIGVSFLRNPMGASDLARFSYTYDDVPAGQTDPGLAKFSIAHDQADVLPLTRQAKQLNPALKVMASPWTAPPWMKDNDSYDQGWLESQYYGAYAQYFVKYIQAYQSAGVPIDYVSEQNEPTCCGGYPSMQWNGSGLAYFAKNSLLPALHSASLKTKVLALDWNPDSYAGYAQPTVDDAAIRNDPNFGGIAYHGYTGHIDTQTTVHNQYPNVPAFDTEHSGGTWIADQQNEDMTNLVDYFRNWGQSWVKWSLAVDQGMGPHNGGCGTCTGLITVHNGDSRSGQVDYTVEYYTMGHVTKFVRPGAHRIASTASTSVPNVAWQNPDGSKALIAYNPSTSAQQIKVVWGGQSFGYSLPGKTSATFTWAGTQSGGSDRTGTLTGAGGKCLDVAGASTANGAKVQLYDCNGTGAQQWRLESAGDLVNVAANKCLDVTDMSSADGAKVQLWTCTGTANQKWQLHT from the coding sequence ATGGCGAGATCGACTGGCCTCTTGCAACGTTGCGCGAGATTCGCGCTGGTCGGCGTACTTGGTGTCACGGGACTGACCCAAGTGGCCGCGGGAACCGCGCAGGCCGCGGGCGAGCAAGTGCACATAGCGCTGACCACCACGGACGACGCGGGCGGGCGGCACGTCACCCGCGGCCTCCAGGACCAGACCCCCATCGCGTTCCAGGCCGGCAGCGGCGGTGGCGGGACGGCCATCAGCGTCGACGAGAACACCAGGTACCAGGAGTTCAGCGGCGCGGGCGCATCGTTCACGGACACCGCGGCGTGGCTGATGAACAGCAGCGGGGCACTGTCTCAGGCCACCCGCACCGACGTCATGAACAAGCTGTTCTCGCCCACCTCCGGCATCGGCGTGAGCTTCCTGCGCAACCCGATGGGCGCCTCCGACCTGGCCCGGTTCAGCTACACCTACGACGACGTGCCGGCCGGCCAGACCGACCCGGGCCTCGCGAAGTTCAGCATCGCCCACGACCAGGCCGACGTGCTGCCGCTGACCAGGCAGGCCAAGCAGCTCAACCCGGCGCTGAAGGTCATGGCCTCGCCGTGGACCGCCCCGCCGTGGATGAAGGACAACGACAGCTACGACCAGGGCTGGCTGGAATCCCAGTACTACGGCGCCTACGCGCAGTACTTCGTGAAGTACATCCAGGCGTACCAGAGCGCCGGAGTGCCGATCGACTACGTCTCGGAGCAGAACGAGCCGACCTGTTGCGGCGGTTACCCGTCCATGCAGTGGAACGGCTCGGGTCTCGCCTACTTCGCCAAGAACAGCCTCCTGCCGGCGCTGCACAGCGCGAGCCTGAAGACCAAGGTCCTCGCCCTCGACTGGAACCCCGACTCGTACGCGGGGTACGCGCAGCCGACCGTGGACGACGCCGCGATCCGCAACGACCCCAACTTCGGGGGCATCGCCTACCACGGCTACACGGGCCACATCGACACCCAGACGACGGTCCACAACCAGTACCCGAACGTGCCCGCCTTCGACACGGAGCACTCCGGCGGTACCTGGATCGCGGACCAGCAGAACGAGGACATGACCAACCTGGTCGACTACTTCCGCAACTGGGGACAGAGCTGGGTCAAGTGGAGTCTCGCCGTCGACCAGGGCATGGGCCCGCACAACGGGGGCTGCGGCACCTGCACCGGCCTGATCACCGTCCACAACGGCGACAGCCGCAGCGGCCAGGTCGACTACACCGTCGAGTACTACACGATGGGCCACGTCACCAAGTTCGTGCGCCCCGGCGCCCACCGCATCGCCTCGACCGCCTCCACGTCCGTCCCCAACGTCGCCTGGCAGAACCCCGACGGGAGCAAGGCCCTCATCGCCTACAACCCGTCCACCTCGGCCCAGCAGATCAAGGTCGTCTGGGGCGGCCAGTCGTTCGGCTACTCGCTGCCGGGCAAGACCTCCGCGACGTTCACCTGGGCGGGCACCCAGAGCGGCGGCTCCGACAGGACGGGCACCCTCACCGGCGCCGGCGGCAAGTGCCTCGACGTCGCCGGCGCCTCGACCGCGAACGGCGCCAAGGTCCAGTTGTACGACTGCAACGGCACCGGTGCCCAGCAGTGGCGCCTGGAGTCGGCCGGCGACCTGGTCAACGTGGCGGCGAACAAGTGCCTCGACGTGACGGACATGTCGTCGGCCGACGGCGCGAAGGTCCAGCTCTGGACCTGTACGGGCACGGCCAACCAGAAGTGGCAGCTGCACACCTGA